One genomic region from Fictibacillus marinisediminis encodes:
- a CDS encoding HesB/IscA family protein, which translates to MIVNFTDAAVGRIKEMLAAEEESGLFLRVGVKGGGCSGLSYGMGFDKETQSNDHKEEINGLKIVVDDESAKILNGTTVDFKQNMMGGGFTINNPNAIASCGCGSSFKTATNTGTPEEC; encoded by the coding sequence ATGATCGTAAACTTTACAGATGCTGCTGTAGGCAGAATTAAAGAGATGCTTGCAGCTGAAGAGGAATCAGGACTTTTTCTTCGTGTCGGTGTAAAAGGCGGCGGATGCAGCGGCCTCTCATACGGCATGGGCTTTGATAAAGAAACCCAGAGCAATGATCATAAAGAGGAGATTAACGGCCTTAAGATTGTTGTAGATGATGAAAGTGCCAAGATTTTAAATGGTACAACGGTTGATTTTAAGCAGAACATGATGGGCGGAGGATTTACAATCAATAATCCGAACGCTATCGCTTCATGCGGATGCGGTTCTTCATTTAAAACCGCAACCAATACTGGTACCCCTGAAGAGTGCTAA
- a CDS encoding aspartyl-phosphate phosphatase Spo0E family protein — translation MNVADCERLIQYNEQIEVLRQKMIKTADLFGLNHPHVLSYSRKIDETHNLILKIERENSF, via the coding sequence ATGAATGTAGCTGATTGCGAACGGCTAATCCAATATAATGAGCAGATAGAAGTGCTCCGCCAAAAGATGATTAAAACGGCTGATCTATTTGGTCTGAATCATCCCCATGTATTGAGCTATAGCCGTAAAATTGATGAAACCCATAACCTCATATTAAAGATTGAAAGAGAAAATTCATTTTAA